agggcgcacaccatccgccggaaggagcagggagcgatgaaacactggatgaatgcgcatagagcgcggaagttggagtttgaaagtcacggggttaagttgcgccaccactgggtagggaccaatgaaacgggcatctattTTCCGGCAGGgatggtgggagggcaaaaagcgagtggacagcagaacccgatctcctaccttgatttcggggcccggctggcgatggctgtcagcgtggcgtttatagtcctccttggcttggtccagttgctggagcaatagttgttgcaccactgtgagttcctgcagccagtcctctgctgcagggtcttctgaggtttcaatgacaggaggaaagaaacgtggatggaagccgtagttcgcaaagaacggggtttccttggttgaagcctggacaccgttgttgtaggcaaactctgacagaggtaatatggaagcccaattgtcctgttgatagtttacataacagcgaaggtattgttccaaagtggcattggtgcgctccgtttgcccatctgtttggggatgatgagctgaggataaacgagagtctatgcccaatcgtttttgtagtgccttccagaaacgagaggtgaattgagatccacggtcagtgactaaactcttgggcaatccatgtagttggaaaacatgctgaaggaataaatctgcagtctctttggccgtgggaaggccatcacaaggaatgaagtgggccaacttggtgaaaaggtccaccaccactaggatcgtggtatatccaagggagggtggtaggtcggtgataaaatccgcagaaattatctcccatggacgagatggagtaggaaggggatgcagtagccctgagggcttctcccttcttgtcttggaacgctggcataccgggcaggtattgacgtatttttctacatccttgcggatcttgggccaccaaaaatctcgtaggatcaaatgcatggttttgaatagtccaaaatgccctgctggcttgcagtcatgacataggtgaagtaccttttctctgcctgatcctggagggatgtagacatgatttctgtagcatagtaacccatccttaagtgagaaagggaaacgtagtccttggcgaatttggtcctgagcccaggcatccgcctgttgactggctcggatttcttgagcacaaaggggtcctggagtagagggagttggttcaactgcagtggatttggtgtttcccactgtgagcgtggcaaagttctcgggctgcagcaattgggattcgaaggtctctctgcgtcctacagcatactctggtttccgtgatagagcatctgtttgcttggtctgagctggggttacataatggatctggaagtcaaagcgctcaaaaaacaaagcccagcgctgctgcctctgatttaacttgcgggcagttcttaggtgttccaaattacgatggtcagtatggacctcaatgggaaatttggccccttctaaccaatgtctccaattttcaaaggctgcctttatggccaaaagttccttctcccaaatagtgtaatttctctctggggctgttagttgacgggagtaaaaggcacaaggatgaagatgttctcccactggttgcatgagtacagccccaattgccacatcggaggcgccagcctgcacaacaaaaggggttttaggatcagggtgctgtagaattggctgggacgtgaataacttctttagttgctggaaccctttctctgcttgctccgtccagcggaaaggctgttttccacggatgcagctggtgattgggtcagaccagcgggcaaagtctggaatgaacttgcggtagtagttcgcgaaccccaagaagcgctgcacctctttcttgttggttggcgcccgccattccaatactgctgaaacctttgccgggtccatggagagccctagtggcgagacacggtatcccaggaaatctacctcttgtagatcaaaagcgcatttttccaacttggcatatagtccatgatcccgcaatcgttgcaacaccattctgacatgtttctcatgttctgattgtgatctagaaaacaccaaaaaatcgtccaggtatatgatcaagaaccgatctagataatcctgaaaaatgtcattgacaaagtgctggaacgttgcgggagctccggataaaccgaaattcatgactagggactcgaataatccgaatttagtctggaaggcggttttccactcgtccccctccctgatgcgaactagattataagccccccgaagatccagcttggtgtaaaccttggcccctcgaagccggtctaatagatccaagatcaaaggcaggggatagcggttccgctttgtgatattgttcaatgctctatagtccacaaccaagcgtaggtcccctgacttctttttcacaaacatcactggggaagcggctggggattgagagggtctgatgaaccccttgcgaaggtttgattctatgaactccctgagagcttcttgctctggttcagtcagggagtagagatgcccttgtgggatcggggccccctccaccaagtcaatggcacaatcttagggtctatgcgggggtagtttctcggcttccttttcattgaacacatcccaaaagtctgagtatttcttgggcaaggtgatgatgggttcagcgtctgtggcatgacagaccttggctacaagacaatggttttggcaatatttagaagcaaactgcagttctctgttggtccaggagatgttggggtcgtggagtgtcagccatggaattcccaaaatcacagggaagtgagggacctcggtaacaaagaaggaaatctcttccatgcgttcccttatccacattctggtgggttcagtccattggcttactggacctgtctttaggggacggccatctatggcttgcaccacccgggcgttcttgaaatcgtgatattgtaatcccagagagtcggcatactccctgtcgatgaaattgtttgttgctcctgagtctatcatggcatggatcatgacgggtccttttttcgctgaccacaaggtgaccactaggaggaataggaccccggtttgcggctcttgagtggggtttttgaccgggttggcgagcctctctacgcccggtcgctggcttcccccgccggctttgcgtcagccgcctcggccgtctctgtctccgcggaggacgccgccgccaagcgagcggcgggctttcttttggctggacattctctggcaaagtggcccccgttcccgcagtaccaacagaggtttagacgttgacggcgggccttctcggcaacatctaatctgggacgcacattgcccaactgcatcggctcctcctcgcttcctctggggtatggggctggtggtgggggtctccacactggacgtggctgaatgctggcgggagcgggaggttttactcctgctcttccactctggcctcggagccactgttttctgttggcaagcatgacttcagctcgtaaacattggtcaataagtctctcaagagagtttggaggatccaccttggaaatttcttcctgcatctcgatgttgagaccctcacgaaactgtcctctgagggctatatcgttccaaccggtgttttgggccagcactcggaactcggctatgtactgggacaacggcctgtccccttggaaaaggcgccggagtttatggccggccgcctctagattgtcctcgatcccccaagtcgccttaaggtgattcaggaagttttgcgcggaacttaggtgcatggaggcttcatcaaatagcgccgtcgcccaattggccgctggcccttctaggaggctgtaaatccatgccaccttgactccttcttggggaaactcggtgtGGCAGGCTTccatgtacgcctggcattggcgacggaaaacatgaaccttggaagcttctccagaaaacttggttggtagcgctagggcagggagacgggctccgcgctccttcaagccccgtatttctccctcctgcgtatggagcgtATCatggattctgtctaattcatccttggaaatggtgtagctgagtggttgggcttccgtcccggttcctgtagacattctggtctaggttaattggtgcttaggttggcggagtcaaactgtcaggacccaggctgcagagcaccaataaccatgcacggagaccagaatctatctaatatctttattaaaagaatatataaagtcaataaaaaccggtgaagaataaagttcagaagtagacctttcaggaaaggtcaaatatagtccaggaaaacaatgtccaatatgtgatattagagtccaaagttataatccaataaccgaaacacacgctttgccaggcaaagtgtggggaaatgacagggtcctttagtccaatgaagcttgacaacaaggctggaagcaaactagattcttggcaacaaggcttgatacgtggctacaaaagacaataagcaagaacagggtccgtggcgaggtccgtggaacaaggaaagcttgatgctagaacaaggtccgtgaaacaaggcttggaacttggtcctggagacaagggactggagtagcgtagtccacacacgatctcactccacaaggtgacgaattgactccgcaaggatttctttgcgggcaaacacctatataggatcttgttttcccgccaaggaacactttccctggggaacaagaaacgaaacccatactgtgtccagatgcatgactccttaaagtttcccaagggaaacagacttaatcagctaattgtctggcagctatcctggcgctcctgcgagtcgcctcccgagcgcctctatctcgattataataatcccggcgagaaaatgggggagatttctgctcaaggcttgtttggctgacttctggtgggcaaacatcttgcaggtggaagggctccaattctggctgaaacggtgggaaacccaagttttcctcttcatctgccacaatagtactgggaacgggactacatggcccatgagtcatcacagatgtgaacgtagagttgaacaatcaatgaagctctgtccacactccaggcagttatagggtttctccccagtgtgggtcctttgatgtgaacgtagtcctgaactacgagcaaagctctgtccacactccaagcagttatagggtttctccccagtgtgggtcctttgatgtgaacgtagtcctgaactacgagcaaagctctgtccacactccaggcatttcaagggtttctccccagtgtgggtcctttgatgtgaatgtagtcctgaactacaagcaaagctctgtccacactccaagcatttatagggtttctccccagtgtgggtcctttgatgtgaacgtagagttgaacaatcaatgaagctctgtccacactccaggcagttatagggtttctccccagtgtgggtcctttgatgtgaacgtagtcctgaactacgagcaaagctctgtccacactccaagcatttatagggtttctccccagtgtgggtcctttgatgtgaacgtagagttgaacaatcaatgaagctctgtccacactccaggcagttatagggtttctccccagtgtgggtcctttgatgggaacatagtcctgaactacgagcaaagctctgtccacactccaggcatttcaagggtttctccccagtgtgggtcctttgatgtgaacatagtcctgaactacaagcaaagctctgtccacactccaggcatttttagggtttctccccagtgtgagtcctttcatgtgaaCGTAAATGTCCCccctgagtaaagctctgtccacactccaggcatttatatggtttttccccagtgtgagtcttttgatgtgaacgtagtcctgaactacgagcaaagctctggccacactccaggcagttatagggtttctccccagtgtgagtcctttgatgtctacgtagtgctgaactacgagcgaagctctgtccacactccaggcatttatagggtttctccccagtgtgagttctttgatgtgtttGTAAGTTTCCCTTCAGAGTaaagctctgcccacactccaggcatttgtaaggtttctccccagtgtgggtcctttgatgtgaacgcagACCTGAACTAACAGCaaagctctgcccacactccatgcagttatagggtttctccccagtgtgagtcctttgatgtctatataaatgtgaattatgagagaagctctgtccacactcgaggcatttataaggtttctccccagtgtgagtcctttgatgtgaacgtagtcctgaactatgagcaaagctctgtccacactccaggcagttatagggtttctccccagtgtgagtcctttgatgtgaacgtagtcctgaactacgagcaaagctctgtccacactccaggcatttcaagggtttctccccagtgtgggtcctttgatgtgaatgtagtcctgaactacaagcaaagctctgtccacactccaagcatttatagggtttctccccagtgtgggtcctttgatgtgaacgtagagttgaacaatcaatgaagctctgtccacactccaggcagttatagggtttctccccagtgtgggtcctttgatgtgaacgtagtcctgaactacgagcaaagctctgtccacactccaagcatttatagggtttctccccagtgtgggtcctttgatgtgaacgtagtcctgaactacgagcaaagctctgtccacactccaggcatttcaagggtttctccccagtgtgggtcctttgatgtgaacatagtcctgaactacaagcaaagctctgtccacactccaggcatttttagggtttctccccagtgtgagtcctttcatgtgaaCGTAAATGTCCCccctgagtaaagctctgtccacactccaggcatttatatggtttttccccagtgtgagtcttttgatgtgaacttagtcctgaactacgagcaaagctctggccacactccaggcagttatagggtttctccccagtgtgagtcctttgatgtgaacgtagtcctgaactacgagcaaagctctgtccacactcgaggcatttatagggtttctccccagtgtgagtcctttgatgtgaacgtagtcctgaactacgagcaaagctctgtccacactccaggcagttatagggtttctccccagtgtgagtcctttgatgtctatataaatgtgaattatgagagaagctctgtccacattcgaggcatttatagggtttctccccagtgtgagtcctttgatgtgaacgtaggcctgaactatgagcaaagttctgtccacactccaggcagttatagggtttctccccagtgtgggtcctttgatgtgaacgtagtcctgaactacgagcaaagctctgtccacactccaggcatttcaagggtttctccccagtgtgggtcctttgatgtgaatgtagtcctgaactacaagcaaagctctgtccacactccaagcatttatagggtttctccccagtgtgggtcctttgatgtgaacgtagagttgaacaatcaatgaagctctgtccacactccaggcagttatagggtttctccccagtgtgggtcctttgatgtgaacgtagtcctgaactacgagcaaagctctgtccacactccaagcatttatagggtttctccccagtgtgggtcctttgatgtgaacgtagagttgaacaatcaatgaagctctgtccacactccaggcagttatagggtttctccccagtgtgggtcctttgatgggaacatagtcctgaactacgagcaaagctctgtccacactccaggcatttcaagggtttctccccagtgtgggtcctttgatgtgaacatagtcctgaactacaagcaaagctctgtccacactccaggcatttttagggtttctccccagtgtgagtcctttcatgtgaaCGTAAATGTCCCccctgagtaaagctctgtccacactccaggcatttatatggtttttccccagtgtgagtcttttgatgtgaacttagtcctgaactacgagcaaagctctggccacactccaggcagttatagggtttctccccagtgtgagtcctttgatgtctacgtagtgctgaactacgagcgaagctctgtccacactccaggcatttatagggtttctccccagtgtgagttctttgatgtgtttGTAAGTTTCCCTTCAGAGTaaagctctgcccacactccaggcatttgtaaggtttctccccagtgtgggtcctttgatgtgaacgcagACCTGAACTAACAGCaaagctctgcccacactccaggcagttatagggtttctccccagtgtgagtcctttgatgtctatataaatgtgaattatgagagaagctctgtccacactcgaggcatttataaggtttctccccagtgtgagtcctttgatgtgaacgtagtcctgaactatgagcaaagctctgtccacactccaggcagttatagggtttctccccagtgtga
This window of the Anolis carolinensis isolate JA03-04 unplaced genomic scaffold, rAnoCar3.1.pri scaffold_17, whole genome shotgun sequence genome carries:
- the LOC134294551 gene encoding zinc finger protein 436-like, with translation MEEKAYKCIECGKSFSQHGKLKRHQRTHTGEKPYNCLECGQNFAHSSGLRSHQRTHTGEKPYKCLECGQSFSHNSHLYRHQRTHTGEKPYNCLECGQSFARSSGLRSHQRTHTGEKPYKCLECGQSFARSSGLRSHQRTHTGEKPYNCLECGQSFAHSSGLRSHQRTHTGEKPYKCLECGQSFSHNSHLYRHQRTHTGEKPYNCLECGQSFAVSSGLRSHQRTHTGEKPYKCLECGQSFTLKGNLQTHQRTHTGEKPYKCLECGQSFARSSALRRHQRTHTGEKPYNCLECGQSFARSSGLSSHQKTHTGEKPYKCLECGQSFTQGGHLRSHERTHTGEKP